The Stackebrandtia nassauensis DSM 44728 genome includes the window ATCCTTCACCCCAAGGTCGCGCACAAGCGCGCTATCGAGTCGGTGGCGAAGGATTTCGCCAAGAGGGCCACCGAACAGCGGGGAAGCGCCAACCGCACTCACCGCAACATGCTCGTCTACCTCGCGGCCGATGAAGACCGGTTGGAAGAGCTTGAGGCAGCTATTCGCGACTACCTAGGCTGGAAACATGTCCTCGACAACGAGGTGGATCTCGATCTGACCCAGAATCAGAAGAAGCAGGCAGAGCAGCGCCAGGAACAGGCCGATCAAACGGTGACTACGCGCCTGCTGCAAACCTTCGTCTGGGCGCTCATCCCCGCGCAGCCCGATCCGAGCGCGCCGTTCGTCGTGCGGGAAATCAAGGTTGAAGGACAGTCCGATGCGCTCGCAGAGCGGGTTTCGCGACGCCTCAGCAACGATGGTGACCTGTCCACTCGTCAAGCGGCCGCGACGATCCGACTGGCTATCAACAAAGTGCCGCAGATCTGGAACGACGGTCACGTCTCCCTTGGAACTCTGTGGGGCCTCTGCAGCCAATATCCCTACATGCCGCGCCTGCGTGACCGCCGTGTCCTCAATGAGGGCATAGTCGACATTCCGTTGATCTGGCAGACCGACGCTTTCGCGCTCGCAGAAGGCTACGAGGAATCAGACGGCCACTACGTCAACCTTTGGATCCCGGACGACAACCGGCCACCTCCACCGGCTACCGATTCTCTCCTGGTCGTCCGCCCTGATGTTGCCACCGCACAGAGGAACACCGAAGAAGCCACTGCGGAACCAATCGTTGGACCCATCGGACTGGACACTGAGAACCCCATCAAGCCAGATCCCCAACACCCCAGCCCTCAGCACCTCCACGTCAAGACTCGCTTCTTCGGTGTCAAGACCCTCAACAGCGAAAAAATGGCGCTGGGATTCAAGAACATCGCTGAGGAAGTCATCGCTCATCTGCGCGCGGACACGAGCACCGTCACCGTGCGGATCGAGATTGAAGCGACTGACGAGTCCGGCTTTGACGAGAACCGTGTGCGTACGGTCTCCGAGAACGCACGCACCCTCAAGTTCGACCAGTCCGGCTTCGAGGAAAGCTGAAAATCTCTGCCGCACAGGACTTCCGCCTCGACGATTCCAGTTGCCCAAGGCGAACATGGAGACCAATTAGAAGGGTGGCGCACCCTTCTTCCAGTTACGTGGCCAGTCGGCGCTGATACCCATGGCATCGAAATCGCCCAGCTCGATTGTGGCGAAAGGGTCATCGAGGTAACGAACTTCATCATGCTCCGGGCCCTGCGGATCAACCCTGACCAGCGCAAGCCGATACCGCGGCACGGCGTTCTTGCCAGTCAGGACCTCGTTGTGGGTGACAAAGAAATTCTTCGCACCATCAATCCGTGCTTTGACCTCAATTCGGAAAGTTTCACCGTTCGGAGCTGTGGACAGAATGTCGAAACCCTTGTTGTTGAATGGCTGTTCAACAGGTCGCCGTCCAAGTCCCTGTTCGCTTGCCATCACCAGGTCGACGCCCCGCCGTTCGACCTCCTTGGTCTCTTTGGCGTGTATGGGTGCGTTAGGCGGCAGATCTCCGTCAAACACGTCGACCGGCAGAATGAGTGCGGCGGTGACTATGAGCGGCGGCTTCGTCGACATCGAGAGCTGCTGGTCGAACAGTTCCAGTCGACGGCGAAGCCGCACGTCGAGTTCCATGGCCTTGCGGTTGAGGCTTTCGGACGACTCTTTTGGCTTCTCGCTCTTGTGTTCGTTTTCCGACGCGATCGCGGCATCGTAAAGAAGGCGCTCACTTTCCGCGCGGAGCCTTTGGATGACCAGGTGGCGTGTCTTGGAGAGTTCGGTAGTGCGCGAGGACTGAACCTCGGCAAGGTAGTCCGGTAGCCGGTTGGTGATGATCCAGCTGATCGCCTTGTCCTCCGCGTCCGCAAGCCACGATTGAGCGCGAACCCCCGCGACGGTGGGCGTCTCAGGAGCGGCGACACAGTCGAGGTAAGGCGCCGGTCCAGCAGGTTTGACCACACCGGAACTGTCGACGAACGCATACCCGAAACGGCGCGCCACGCTGGCTCCGGTCGCGTCCACGACCTCCTCGATGACGCCCACGAGCAAGTGGATCTCGTCGAGGGTCGCGGACACCAGCACAGTGCCGGAATTGAGAACGCTGTTGAACTTCTTGATGGAGTCAGTCATCACAGCGTCGTGCAGCGGATGTCCGGGCGCTAGAAGATCTGCCCGAGGTTGGCCAGCAGCACCAGTGGCATGATCAAGATCGAAGGTAACCCGCTCGTAGCGTGTCGCGATGGGCCAGCCCTGACCGGTCCTGAGATGCGCCGGCACGTTGGTGATCTCGTAACGCCCGCGTTCTCGTCTTGCGATACGACCGCCGAGCCGGGTGAACGCCGCTTTGAAGGCGAGCTCGATGTAGTGCGGTTGTAGGCGTCGGGCACGTGCTTCGTCCATTGCGGCACGTAGTTCCGCGAGATCCGCTTCAGCGAGGTGCTCGACTGCGAGAGCCCGTTCGTTCAGCAGTTCTTTGACGCCGTCCCCGACGCTGGCATCGATGATCTGGTGCATCTTCGCTCGGATATCGGGGCGTTCGCCGTACTGGATCGCGTCCAACAGCAGGTTTCGCAGTGGGGTCTCGGTGAACGCCTCACCGAGGACGTCGAACACCTTTCCCCCATACGCTCTGCCCATCTCGCTGATCTTCTCCAGCAAGCGCGTGAAAACCTCACCCTCGCGTGTGTTGGAAGCGACGATGTTCCACAGCCGACAGACCTCTTCCTGGCCGATGCGGTGGATCCGGCCGAAACGTTGTTCGATCCGGTTCGGATTCCATGGCAGGTCATAGTTCACCATCAGGTGAGCGGCTTGCAGGTTCAAGCCCTCACCGGCGGCGTCGGTGGCGATGAGGATTTGGCAGTCACTGTTCTGTGTGAACTCCTCGGTGATCTGACGTCGCTCACCGCGGCGTACGCCACCGTGGATGGCTCGGACAGCGTCTGGGCGGCCCAGGAGAGAGGTGATACGCCCCCGGAGGTACTCGAGGGTGTCGCGATGTTCGGTGAAGATGATGAACTTCCGCGGGGAGCCGCTCTTGTCTGTGATCAGTGCGTTGTCTTGGAGGATTGTCGACAATTCAGTCCATTTGCGGTCCTTTCCTGAGTCACGGACCTGCTTGGAGAGTGTCGTCAACGTGGTCAGATCGTCCAGCTC containing:
- a CDS encoding helicase-related protein, whose amino-acid sequence is MLLDEITPGSRLAGVIPAEVVTVIAAQWHGTDALELTYKTAAGGLAQRVVFRKDEHSLSTARTGSRAFDAPANDFKLVAEAQRITLAGLFDPMLAVATSDVRPLPHQIHAVYGELLPRTPMRFLLADDPGAGKTIMAGLYIKELILRDDVQRCLVVAPGGLVEQWQDELFFKFGLRFDLLTNQLIEASVNLNVFESSPLLIARMDQLSRNDELRAQLKETEWDLIIVDEAHRMGAHYFGGKLEKTKRFQLGELLGQITRHFLLMTATPHSGKEEDFQLFLTLLDRDRFEGRSKSAVDTGGIMRRMIKEDLLTFDGRKLFPERIAETVPYELTADECHLYERVTEYVRTGMNRAEKLGGKRRNTVGFALTVLQRRLASSPEAIYQSLVRRSRRLERKKREILDGTNQEIEPSIDLRGLDFDDYNAEEIETLEEELLDSATAAQTVTELEKELDDLTTLTTLSKQVRDSGKDRKWTELSTILQDNALITDKSGSPRKFIIFTEHRDTLEYLRGRITSLLGRPDAVRAIHGGVRRGERRQITEEFTQNSDCQILIATDAAGEGLNLQAAHLMVNYDLPWNPNRIEQRFGRIHRIGQEEVCRLWNIVASNTREGEVFTRLLEKISEMGRAYGGKVFDVLGEAFTETPLRNLLLDAIQYGERPDIRAKMHQIIDASVGDGVKELLNERALAVEHLAEADLAELRAAMDEARARRLQPHYIELAFKAAFTRLGGRIARRERGRYEITNVPAHLRTGQGWPIATRYERVTFDLDHATGAAGQPRADLLAPGHPLHDAVMTDSIKKFNSVLNSGTVLVSATLDEIHLLVGVIEEVVDATGASVARRFGYAFVDSSGVVKPAGPAPYLDCVAAPETPTVAGVRAQSWLADAEDKAISWIITNRLPDYLAEVQSSRTTELSKTRHLVIQRLRAESERLLYDAAIASENEHKSEKPKESSESLNRKAMELDVRLRRRLELFDQQLSMSTKPPLIVTAALILPVDVFDGDLPPNAPIHAKETKEVERRGVDLVMASEQGLGRRPVEQPFNNKGFDILSTAPNGETFRIEVKARIDGAKNFFVTHNEVLTGKNAVPRYRLALVRVDPQGPEHDEVRYLDDPFATIELGDFDAMGISADWPRNWKKGAPPF